The Cryptomeria japonica chromosome 2, Sugi_1.0, whole genome shotgun sequence region ATTTTATTATGTAAAAGAAAAACTTAAATATATTGAATGTCATTATTTGAAAAACAAAAGTAAATAaatactaaaaattaattttaaataatataattaaaaaatataattatgtgATAATATTTAaaagattaataattaataaccTTTATTATTATACCCTTTTTTATCAATTCAGTATTAATCGTTTTACGTAACGAAATCACTATCTTAACTAAGAGATACTCGTACAGCTGGGAAAAATTTAAGTCTGGATAGTTATCATTTTTCTGAACTCATTATTAGTCTTGTGCACCGAAAGTTGGAGGAAGGCCGTTTTAATCGATAATGACGTATGCTTTTGTTGAGTAGATAAATACGGATAGAATATATgggaataaattatatttatatatttaatgtgatttgatatttgatagGGAAATTCTGTATTTTTTTGCTGATAAAGAATAAATTTTATGTCTATTGAAATTAGGCCGAGGCTATTCTAGCTCTTAAACAGACCTTTCGTAtagcgtgttagtgacaggttagtcagtCGGagtcgttaattgcaaaatcgacggtgtaaaatgcgtGACAGGTTAGTCAGTCGGAgtcattaattgcaaaatcgacggtgtaaaatgcgcgactaacacgcgtgttagtcaatccgtactgtcttttTGGAGACAGAATAGATGCGTCCCTGAAATTAATGTAGATCAATTAGATGAGAAATAAATcatgtttttaaatattttttgttaaaaattgtGCATGTCAacttttgaaaaaacaaaaatttattttagtttgaAAAGTTTTTAAACATTGATTGATTGCCAAGGACAATGACTAAtaactatttaatttatttaagaacgTCACtaaaaaagacaaattaaagaagtCGCACCCTTCTCAAAAGAAGATAGGTTCAAAAGTCCAAACAagacaaaaccaaaaagaaaacacgATAAAATAATACTTTTTATATAAATTTCATTCTCACTTATTTAAATTATGTTAATAGTTGTCCctatctttctctttttctattATTTTTCAATTACCATCCCAACACCTTGGAAGAACAGTCCCCATAAGTCTTATTGCACTAAACAATTCATATTTCTGTGGGCAACAAAATCCCAAATGAACACAAGACACAATAAATTATTGAAGGTACGGTTTTATCAAagacttttcttcttatttagcattaaaaactatataaaaaacAAAAGATAATATAAGATAAAACAAAAAATGAATCTTTTTCCATAAAATAAAAAAGGACAAAGTTTTAACCATTATGAATTTTAAGCATGTTATCGATGCAGATTCAGAGTTCAATGACAAATCAGCACCTAAACTGGACGGAATTTTCATTTGGAGGGTGATTGTACAGATTTTCATCATGTATAATTGAAATCCCGAGGTACCCAACATTCCAATACCCTCAGTCGAACCAGAGGCAGAGCATTCCTTCGGCAATAATGGCGGCTTCTCCTCCTCCTGGGCAGAACAGAAATGAGCATAATACAGAGCATTCGGCATTAATGTCGGCTTCTCCTCCTCCTGGGCAGAACAGAAATGAGCATACTACAGAGCATTCGGCAATAATGGCTTCTCCTCCTTCTGGGCAGAACAGGGAGGATCGTAATACAGAGCATTCGCCATTGATGTCTTCTTCTCCTCCTGCGCAGAACAGGGATGATCATAACACGGGGCATTCGGCATTAATAGATTCCAAGACGGCTCTGGCTGCGGATAATACAGTATTTGGGGCTTCTGCGATTGTTTTCACAGTGCTTCTCTTAATGATTGCCATTACAGTTTTCGTACT contains the following coding sequences:
- the LOC131028238 gene encoding RING-H2 finger protein ATL5-like; this encodes MAASPPPGQNRNEHNTEHSALMSASPPPGQNRNEHTTEHSAIMASPPSGQNREDRNTEHSPLMSSSPPAQNRDDHNTGHSALIDSKTALAADNTVFGASAIVFTVLLLMIAITVFVLCFRRFCLRRLSFHSDRQSVGNPLSPDRKPVAESFPVFVYECKNYSDQGLECAVCLSEFEEEEKGRILPACNHSFHVDCIDRWFESQSTCPICRAPARAAMSTRGT